The Balearica regulorum gibbericeps isolate bBalReg1 chromosome 5, bBalReg1.pri, whole genome shotgun sequence genome window below encodes:
- the SLC35C1 gene encoding GDP-fucose transporter 1, with the protein MTRAQLTRTGILRMALGGGAADPLLAAEGSGGRRAPFLLRALRIAVVVCLYWFTSIAMVFLNKYLLDSPSLRLDAPLFVTFFQCALTAALCLGLSLGAACGPPCSSLPTLRLDLKVSRSVLPLSIVFIGMVTSNNLCLKYVGVAFYNVGRSLTTVFNVLLSYLLLKQTTSLYALLACGVIIGGFWLGVDQEGAEGTLSWTGIFFGILASLCVSLNAIYTKKVLPVVDGSIWRLTFYNNVNACVLFFPLMILMGEFHTLYQFDKLGSPSFWGMMTLGGVFGFAIGYVAGLQIKFTSPLTHNVSGTAKACAQTVLAVIYFEETKSFLWWTSNLMVLGGSFAYTWVKGLEMRKVQEDPNVKSSERNETGV; encoded by the exons ATGACCAGGGCGCAGCTGACGCGGACGGGGATCCTGCGGATGGCGctgggcggcggggccgccgaCCCGCTGCTGGCGGCGGAGGGCAGCGGGGGCCGGCGGGCGCCCTTCCTGCTACGGGCCCTGCGCATCGCCGTGGTGGTCTGCCTCTACTGGTTCACCTCCATCGCCATGGTCTTCCTCAACAAGTACCTGCTGGACAGCCCCTCGCTGCGCCTCGATGCCCCCCTCTTCGTCACCTTCTTCCAGTGTGCCCTGACGGCTGCCCTCTGCCTGGGCCTCAGCCTGGGGGCGGCCTGTGGgcccccctgctccagcctgcccaCCCTCCGCCTTGACCTCAAGGTGTCCCGCAGCGTCCTGCCCCTCTCCATCGTCTTCATTGGCATGGTCACCTCCAACAACCTCTGCCTCAAGTATGTCGGTGTGGCCTTCTACAATGTGGGGCGCTCCCTCACCACCGTCTTCAATGTGCTGCTCTCCTACCTGCTCCTCAAGCAGACCACCTCCCTCTACGCCCTCCTGGCCTGTGGAGTCATCATAG GTGGTTTCTGGCTGGGTGTTGAccaggaaggagcagagggcaCTCTGTCATGGACAGGTATATTCTTTGGGATCTTAGCAAGTCTGTGTGTCTCGCTCAATGCCATCTACACCAAGAAAGTGCTGCCTGTGGTGGATGGTAGCATCTGGCGCCTGACTTTCTACAACAACGTCAATGCTTGCGTCCTGTTCTTCCCCCTCATGATACTGATGGGCGAGTTCCACACCCTCTACCAGTTCGACAAGCTGGGGAGCCCCAGTTTTTGGGGCATGATGACCTTGGGGGGAGTGTTTGGCTTTGCCATTGGGTATGTGGCTGGACTTCAGATTAAGTTCACTAGCCCGCTCACCCACAACGTGTCTGGGACAGCCAAGGCCTGTGCCCAAACAGTGCTGGCTGTTATCTACTTTGAGGAGACAAAGAGCTTCTTATGGTGGACAAGTAACTTGATGGTTCTGGGGGGTTCCTTTGCCTACACATGGGTGAAAGGGCTGGAGATGAGAAAGGTACAAGAGGATCCTAATGtcaaaagcagtgaaagaaatgaGACTGGTGTGTAG